In the genome of Hydractinia symbiolongicarpus strain clone_291-10 chromosome 5, HSymV2.1, whole genome shotgun sequence, one region contains:
- the LOC130645959 gene encoding uncharacterized protein LOC130645959, translating to MLLLFEKGIRGGITQAVHRYAKANNKYMREQNISEALRHGLELKKVRRVIQFNQKAWLAGYIDHNTRLRTTAKNEFEKDFYKLINLSIFGKTMENIRNHRNIQLVTNEDKYTNLVMKPNFKGGSKFRKNLVGVEMGKTESKYGSKLQLCYMDTDSFMYHIRTEDFYKDIKEDVEARFDTSAYNPDDEGPLPIGKNKKVVGLMKDKLGGKTMTEFITLRAKLYAYKSLTSQSHRRKEVRH from the exons ATGCTCCTATTGTTCGAGAAGGGTATAAGAGGAGGCATAACCCAGGCTGTACACCGGTATGCCAAGGCTAATAATAAGTACATGAGAGAGCAGAACATTTCAGAG GCTTTAAGGCATGGGCTTGAGCTCAAGAAGGTGCGCAGAGTCATCCAATTTAACCAGAAGGCATGGCTGGCAGGCTATatcgatcacaacacgaggCTGAGAACGACTGCCAAAAACGAGTTCGAAAAGGACTTCTACAAGCTTATAAATTTAAGCATATTTGGCAAGACCATGGAGAATATTAGAAATCACCGCAATATTCAGTTGGTTACAAACGAAGACAAGTACACGAACCTTGTGATGAAACCAAATTTCAAGGGTGGTAGTAAGTTCAGAAAAAACCTGGTAGGCGTTGAAATGGGCAAGACCGAG TCTAAGTACGGTAGCAAGTTGCAGCTCTGCTACATGGACACGGACTCTTTTATGTATCATATACGAACAGAAGACTTTTACAAGGATATCAAGGAGGATGTTGAGGCACGCTTTGACACAAGTGCCTATAATCCTGATGATGAAGGGCCCCTTCCTATagggaaaaacaagaaggtggTAGGTCTCATGAAAGACAAACTGGGTGGTAAAACAATGACCGAGTTCATCACCCTCAGGGCCAAACTCTATGCTTACAAGAGCCTTACATCGCAAAGCCATAGGCGTAAAGAGGTGCGTCACTGA